In Streptomyces sp. NBC_01408, one DNA window encodes the following:
- a CDS encoding TDT family transporter — protein MATTLVRPRTTPATETAPRAHKAPALRHLGPNWYASVMGTAIVANAGATLPYQLPGQRVACQIVWALSALALAVLLTARAGHWIHHRDQARAHLLDPAVAPFYGCLSMALLAVGGGTLIVGKDLIGTGAAVAVDTVLFTAGTAIGLVMAVAVPYLMVVRHKVEAKQAIPVWLLPLVAPMVSAALGPLLIPHLPAGQPREAMLLACYAMFGISLFATLLMLPLVFGRLIVGGPLPLVLTPTLFLVLGPLGQSTTAVNQLADMAPQSIGAPYAGALGAFAVVYGVPVMGFALLWLALATAMLVRAARGGMGFAMTWWALTFPVGTCVTGAAGLARHTGLTALAWLAAALFLALLTTWLLAAAHTLRGLFDRSLLTR, from the coding sequence ATGGCCACCACCCTCGTGCGACCCCGCACCACCCCCGCCACCGAGACCGCGCCCCGCGCCCACAAGGCCCCCGCGCTGCGGCACCTCGGCCCCAACTGGTACGCCTCCGTCATGGGCACGGCGATCGTCGCCAACGCCGGCGCGACCCTGCCGTACCAGCTCCCCGGACAGCGCGTGGCCTGCCAGATCGTCTGGGCGCTGTCCGCGCTCGCCCTCGCCGTGCTGCTCACGGCCCGCGCCGGGCACTGGATCCACCACCGCGACCAGGCCCGCGCCCATCTCCTCGACCCCGCCGTGGCCCCCTTCTACGGCTGCCTCTCGATGGCCCTGCTGGCCGTCGGCGGCGGCACCCTCATCGTCGGCAAGGACCTGATCGGGACCGGCGCCGCCGTCGCCGTGGACACCGTGCTCTTCACCGCGGGCACCGCGATCGGCCTGGTCATGGCCGTGGCGGTGCCGTACCTGATGGTCGTCCGCCACAAGGTCGAGGCGAAGCAGGCCATCCCCGTCTGGCTGCTCCCCCTGGTCGCCCCGATGGTCTCCGCCGCCCTGGGCCCGCTGCTGATACCCCACCTGCCCGCGGGCCAGCCCCGCGAGGCGATGCTGCTCGCCTGCTACGCCATGTTCGGCATCAGCCTGTTCGCCACCCTGCTGATGCTGCCCCTGGTCTTCGGCCGGCTGATCGTGGGCGGCCCGCTGCCCCTGGTCCTGACCCCGACCCTCTTCCTGGTCCTGGGCCCCCTGGGGCAGTCCACCACCGCAGTGAACCAGCTCGCCGACATGGCCCCCCAGTCCATCGGCGCCCCGTACGCGGGTGCGCTCGGCGCCTTCGCTGTCGTCTACGGGGTCCCCGTGATGGGCTTCGCCCTGCTGTGGCTGGCCCTCGCCACGGCGATGCTGGTCCGGGCCGCCCGGGGCGGCATGGGCTTCGCGATGACCTGGTGGGCGCTGACCTTCCCCGTCGGCACCTGCGTCACCGGCGCCGCCGGGCTGGCCCGCCACACCGGCCTGACCGCCCTCGCCTGGCTGGCCGCGGCCCTCTTCCTGGCCCTGCTGACCACATGGCTGCTCGCCGCGGCCCACACCCTCCGCGGCCTGTTCGACCGCAGCCTGCTCACGCGTTAG
- a CDS encoding LysR family transcriptional regulator encodes MGNDEWVPLAHRVPDLGALELLLAVARVGSLSGAARRLGITQPAASSRIRAMETRLGVALVDRSPRGSTLTAEGALVTDWARQVVEAAEAFDAGAQALRGRRDSRLRVAASMTIAEYLLPGWLIALRGQRPDTAVSLHAGNSAVVAQRVLSHEADLGFVEGLTVPEGLDSAVIAKDRLIVAVAPGHAWARRSRGVAAAELASTPLILRERGSGTRQVLDAALAGAGGLAEPLLELASTTAVKAAALSGAGPCVLSELALGDELAARRLVAVPVAGAALDRELRAVWPVGARPAGPARDLLSLTRGRG; translated from the coding sequence ATGGGCAATGACGAGTGGGTTCCGCTGGCGCACCGGGTACCGGACCTGGGCGCGCTGGAACTGCTGCTCGCGGTGGCGCGGGTGGGCAGTCTGAGCGGCGCGGCCCGGCGGCTGGGCATCACCCAGCCCGCGGCGAGCAGCCGGATCCGGGCCATGGAGACCCGGCTGGGCGTGGCCCTGGTCGACCGGTCGCCCCGCGGGTCGACGCTGACCGCGGAAGGGGCGCTGGTCACGGACTGGGCCCGGCAGGTGGTGGAGGCCGCGGAGGCCTTCGATGCGGGGGCGCAGGCGCTACGGGGACGCCGGGACTCGCGGCTGCGCGTGGCCGCCAGCATGACCATCGCGGAGTACTTGCTGCCGGGGTGGCTGATCGCGCTGCGCGGGCAGCGGCCGGACACGGCGGTGTCGCTGCACGCGGGGAACTCGGCGGTGGTCGCGCAGCGGGTCCTGTCGCACGAGGCGGACCTCGGTTTCGTGGAGGGGCTGACCGTGCCGGAGGGGCTGGACTCGGCCGTCATCGCGAAGGACCGGCTGATCGTGGCGGTGGCCCCGGGTCACGCGTGGGCCCGGCGCTCGCGCGGGGTGGCCGCGGCGGAACTGGCGTCGACGCCGCTGATCCTGCGGGAGCGGGGGTCGGGGACGCGGCAGGTGCTGGACGCTGCGCTGGCGGGGGCCGGGGGGCTGGCCGAGCCGCTGCTGGAGCTGGCGTCGACCACTGCCGTGAAGGCTGCGGCGCTGAGTGGGGCGGGGCCGTGCGTGCTGTCGGAACTGGCCCTGGGGGACGAGCTGGCGGCGCGGCGGCTGGTCGCCGTGCCGGTTGCCGGGGCGGCGCTGGACCGTGAGCTGCGGGCCGTCTGGCCGGTGGGGGCCAGGCCGGCGGGGCCCGCGCGGGATCTGCTGTCGCTGACGCGGGGGCGGGGCTAG
- a CDS encoding gamma-glutamyl-gamma-aminobutyrate hydrolase family protein, translated as MPRPLIGISTYVEESTRYGVWDIPTALVPAGYYELVQAAGGTAVLLPPDEPGTAAEVLGRLDGLVVAGGPDVDPVHYGAARDPRTGAPATVRDHWELALIAAALETGLPTLGVCRGMQALNVALGGTLTQHLDGHMDTPGTMSWHPVRPVPGTRYATLVPEEAEVPTYHHQAVDRLGRGLMASAHATDGTVEAIELTDPAHWCLGVQWHPERDKDTRVMSALIEQAATRKPLQAPSPAGV; from the coding sequence GTGCCCAGGCCGCTCATCGGCATCAGCACCTACGTGGAGGAGTCCACCCGCTACGGCGTGTGGGACATCCCGACGGCGCTCGTCCCCGCGGGGTACTACGAACTCGTCCAGGCGGCGGGCGGCACGGCCGTGCTGCTCCCGCCGGACGAACCCGGGACGGCGGCGGAGGTGCTGGGCCGGCTGGACGGGCTGGTCGTGGCGGGCGGCCCCGACGTGGACCCGGTCCACTACGGCGCCGCCCGCGACCCCCGTACGGGCGCCCCCGCGACCGTCCGCGACCACTGGGAGCTCGCCCTGATCGCCGCCGCGCTGGAGACGGGCCTGCCGACGCTCGGCGTCTGCCGGGGCATGCAGGCCCTGAACGTGGCCCTGGGCGGCACCCTGACCCAGCACCTCGACGGGCACATGGACACACCGGGCACCATGTCCTGGCACCCGGTCCGCCCGGTCCCCGGCACCCGGTACGCGACGCTGGTCCCCGAGGAGGCAGAGGTCCCGACCTACCACCACCAGGCCGTCGACCGCCTGGGCCGCGGCCTCATGGCCTCGGCCCACGCCACCGACGGCACGGTGGAGGCCATCGAACTCACCGACCCCGCGCACTGGTGCCTGGGCGTCCAGTGGCACCCGGAGCGGGACAAGGACACCCGCGTGATGTCCGCCCTGATCGAACAGGCCGCCACCCGCAAACCCCTACAAGCCCCCAGCCCCGCCGGCGTCTAA
- the eat gene encoding ethanolamine permease → MADDIEARLTAVPAPTTSPEGGDGSDHYLERRTLRRGSAGWLLLTGLGVAYVVSGDFAGWNVGLEKGGFGGLAIATVLMGAMYACLVFSLAELSSVLPTAGGGYGFARRALGPWGGFLTGTAILIEYILAPAAIVIFIGDYVETLGLFGLTSSWPVYLGCFVVFIGVHLWGVGEALRFSLVVTAIAVAALLIFAVGAFTEFDAGGLNDIPVDASAFGSNSWLPLGLLGIWAAFPFGMWFFLGVEGVPLAAEEAKDPVRSMPKALAISMGVLALLALITFFAATGAQGANAVKAGNPLIQALEGDGGPTALSRFVNYAGLAGLVASFFSLIYAGSRQLFALSRAGYLPRFLSLTSRRKAPYLGLVIPGAIGFTLAAATGNGERMLNIAVFGATISYALMALSHIVLRRREPDLERPYRTPGGILTSSVAFVLALSALVATFLVDKDAAFIALAVYAVALAYFAFYSRHRLVASAPEEEFAALAKAEAELSRD, encoded by the coding sequence ATGGCCGACGACATCGAGGCACGGCTGACAGCCGTGCCCGCACCCACCACGTCCCCCGAGGGCGGCGACGGCTCCGACCACTACCTGGAGCGCCGCACGCTCCGCCGCGGCAGCGCCGGCTGGCTTCTGCTCACCGGCCTCGGCGTCGCGTACGTCGTCTCCGGGGACTTCGCGGGCTGGAACGTAGGCCTGGAGAAGGGCGGCTTCGGCGGCCTCGCCATCGCCACCGTCCTGATGGGCGCCATGTACGCCTGCCTGGTCTTCTCCCTCGCGGAGCTGTCCAGCGTCCTGCCGACCGCGGGCGGCGGCTACGGCTTCGCCCGCCGGGCGCTGGGACCCTGGGGCGGCTTCCTCACCGGCACCGCCATCCTCATCGAGTACATCCTGGCCCCGGCCGCGATCGTCATCTTCATCGGCGACTACGTCGAGACCCTCGGCCTCTTCGGCCTGACCTCCAGCTGGCCCGTCTACCTCGGCTGCTTCGTCGTCTTCATCGGTGTCCACCTCTGGGGCGTCGGCGAAGCGCTCCGTTTCAGCCTCGTCGTCACCGCGATCGCCGTCGCCGCGCTGCTGATCTTCGCGGTGGGGGCCTTCACCGAGTTCGACGCCGGCGGTCTGAACGACATCCCGGTGGACGCGAGCGCCTTCGGCTCGAACTCCTGGCTGCCCCTGGGCCTGCTGGGCATCTGGGCCGCCTTCCCCTTCGGCATGTGGTTCTTCCTCGGGGTGGAGGGCGTACCGCTGGCGGCCGAGGAGGCCAAGGACCCGGTCCGCTCCATGCCGAAGGCGCTCGCCATCTCCATGGGCGTGCTCGCCCTGCTGGCGCTGATCACCTTCTTCGCCGCCACGGGCGCGCAGGGCGCGAACGCCGTCAAGGCCGGCAACCCGCTGATCCAGGCGCTGGAGGGCGACGGTGGCCCCACCGCGCTGAGCCGGTTCGTGAACTACGCCGGCCTGGCCGGCCTGGTGGCCTCCTTCTTCTCCCTCATCTACGCGGGCTCGCGCCAGCTCTTCGCCCTCTCCCGGGCCGGATACCTGCCGCGCTTCCTCTCCCTGACCTCCCGGCGCAAGGCCCCGTACCTGGGCCTCGTCATCCCCGGCGCGATCGGCTTCACCCTCGCCGCGGCCACCGGCAACGGCGAGCGCATGCTCAACATCGCGGTGTTCGGCGCGACCATCTCCTACGCCCTGATGGCCCTCTCCCACATCGTGCTGCGCCGCCGGGAGCCGGACCTGGAACGCCCGTACCGGACCCCCGGCGGGATCCTGACCTCCTCGGTGGCCTTCGTCCTCGCCCTGTCGGCGCTGGTCGCCACCTTCCTGGTGGACAAGGACGCGGCGTTCATCGCGCTGGCCGTGTACGCCGTCGCCCTCGCCTACTTCGCCTTCTACAGCCGGCACCGCCTCGTGGCCTCGGCGCCCGAGGAGGAGTTCGCCGCCCTCGCCAAAGCGGAGGCGGAGCTCTCGCGGGACTGA
- a CDS encoding FadR/GntR family transcriptional regulator, translating into MTDTASEGDAVARLNPVLRQVRAGNGFEEALEQILQVVRLGLVPGGERLPPERELAERMGISRVTLREVLKVLQDQGLVESRRGRYGGTFVLPRADTPAGGVEEELRRRVAGVDIEDVLRFREVLEVGAAGLCASQGLTGEGTARLLGALAATHDAPLADYRRQDTLFHLTLCELAGSATLTAQYAAVRATVNDLLDCIPLLVRNLEHSQQQHTALVEAVREQDAARARETMREHCCGTAALLRGFLT; encoded by the coding sequence ATGACCGATACGGCCAGCGAAGGCGACGCCGTCGCACGGCTGAATCCCGTGCTGCGGCAGGTGCGGGCGGGCAACGGTTTCGAGGAGGCGCTGGAGCAGATCCTCCAGGTGGTCCGGCTGGGTCTGGTGCCGGGCGGGGAACGGCTGCCGCCCGAGCGCGAGCTGGCGGAGCGGATGGGGATCAGCCGGGTCACGCTGCGCGAGGTGCTGAAGGTCCTCCAGGACCAGGGCCTGGTCGAGTCCCGGCGCGGACGGTACGGAGGAACGTTCGTCCTGCCCCGTGCCGACACCCCGGCGGGCGGCGTCGAGGAGGAGCTGCGCCGGCGCGTCGCCGGGGTGGACATCGAGGACGTCCTGCGGTTCCGCGAGGTGCTGGAGGTGGGCGCGGCCGGGCTCTGCGCCTCCCAGGGGCTCACCGGGGAGGGCACCGCGCGGCTGCTCGGCGCGCTGGCGGCCACCCATGACGCCCCGCTCGCCGACTACCGCCGCCAGGACACCCTCTTCCACCTCACCCTGTGCGAACTGGCCGGCTCCGCCACCCTGACCGCCCAGTACGCGGCCGTCCGGGCCACCGTCAACGACCTGCTGGACTGCATCCCGCTGCTGGTGCGCAACCTGGAGCACTCGCAGCAGCAGCACACCGCCCTGGTGGAGGCGGTACGGGAGCAGGACGCGGCCCGGGCGCGGGAGACCATGCGCGAGCACTGCTGCGGCACGGCGGCGCTGCTGCGGGGCTTCCTGACCTGA
- a CDS encoding glutamine synthetase family protein, translated as MVDRKPPLTTEELRALVASGEIDTVVLAFPDMQGRLQGKRFAAQFFLDEVLEHGTEGCNYLLAVDTDMNTVDGYEMSSWDRGYGDFAMHPDLATLRRIPWNPGSAFLLADLAWNDGSPVVAAPRQILRRQLERLAGHGYTAMVGTELEFMVFQDTYEQAWNADYRGLTPANQYNIDYSVLGTGRIEPLLRRIRNEMQAAGLVVESAKGECNLGQHEIAFRYDEALTTCDQHAVYKTGAKEIASQEGVSLTFMAKFDEREGNSCHIHLSLGDADGRNAMAGDGPGGMSPVMRHFLAGQLAALRDFSLLYAPNINSYKRFRPGSFAPTAVAWGVDNRTCALRVVGHGRSMRFENRLPGGDVNPYLAVAGLVAAGLYGVENELELPEVCAGNAYTGEYAHVPSTLREAAELWENSEIAKAAFGPEVVAHYRNMARVELDAYDSAVTDWELRRSFERL; from the coding sequence GTGGTAGACCGCAAGCCGCCGCTCACGACAGAGGAGCTCCGTGCCCTCGTCGCCAGCGGCGAGATCGACACAGTCGTCCTGGCCTTCCCCGACATGCAGGGGCGCCTCCAGGGCAAGCGGTTCGCCGCACAGTTCTTCCTGGACGAGGTCCTGGAGCACGGCACCGAGGGCTGTAACTACCTCCTCGCCGTCGACACCGACATGAACACGGTCGACGGGTACGAGATGTCCTCCTGGGACCGGGGCTACGGCGACTTCGCCATGCACCCCGACCTCGCCACCCTGCGCCGCATCCCCTGGAACCCCGGCAGCGCCTTCCTCCTGGCCGACCTCGCCTGGAACGACGGCTCGCCCGTCGTCGCCGCGCCCCGGCAGATCCTGCGCCGCCAGCTGGAGCGCCTCGCCGGGCACGGGTACACCGCGATGGTCGGCACCGAGCTGGAGTTCATGGTCTTCCAGGACACCTACGAGCAGGCCTGGAACGCCGACTACCGCGGCCTGACCCCCGCCAACCAGTACAACATCGATTACTCCGTCCTCGGGACCGGCCGCATCGAGCCCCTGCTGCGCCGGATCCGCAACGAGATGCAGGCCGCGGGCCTGGTCGTCGAGTCGGCGAAGGGCGAGTGCAACCTCGGCCAGCACGAGATCGCCTTCCGCTACGACGAGGCGCTCACCACGTGCGACCAGCACGCCGTCTACAAGACGGGGGCCAAGGAGATCGCCTCCCAGGAAGGTGTCTCGCTCACCTTCATGGCCAAGTTCGACGAGCGCGAGGGCAACTCCTGCCACATCCACCTCTCCCTGGGCGACGCCGACGGACGCAATGCGATGGCCGGTGACGGCCCGGGCGGCATGTCACCGGTGATGCGGCACTTCCTGGCGGGCCAGCTGGCCGCGCTGCGCGACTTCTCCCTTCTCTACGCCCCCAACATCAATTCGTACAAGCGTTTCCGGCCCGGATCCTTCGCCCCGACGGCCGTCGCCTGGGGCGTGGACAACCGGACCTGTGCGCTCCGGGTGGTCGGTCACGGCCGTTCCATGCGCTTCGAGAACCGCCTCCCCGGCGGTGACGTCAACCCGTACCTCGCCGTCGCCGGCCTGGTCGCGGCCGGGCTCTACGGCGTCGAGAACGAGCTGGAACTCCCGGAGGTCTGCGCGGGCAACGCCTACACCGGCGAGTACGCGCACGTCCCGAGCACCCTGCGCGAGGCCGCGGAGCTCTGGGAGAACAGCGAGATCGCCAAGGCGGCCTTCGGCCCCGAGGTGGTCGCCCACTACCGGAACATGGCCCGCGTGGAACTCGACGCGTACGACTCCGCGGTCACCGACTGGGAGCTGCGCCGCTCCTTCGAACGCCTCTAG
- a CDS encoding aldehyde dehydrogenase encodes MSDVLAPLVLEVLNPATEETVAIVPAATRDDVDAAVARAAAAQRGWAAAAPADRARLLRRFAAVVDGHVEELAQLEVREAGHTIGNARWEAGNVRDLLEFAAGGVERLSGRQIPVAGGIDVTFLEPLGVIGVIAPWNFPMPIAAWGLAPALAAGNAVILKPAETTPLTALRLAELALEAGIPEHLFQVLPGHGAVAGDALVEHPGVAKIVFTGSTRVGKQIMAKCADRVKRVTLELGGKSPNIVFADADLEAAAAAAPMAFLDNTGQDCCARTRILVQRSVYDRFLELLAPGIEGVVVGDPSDEKTQMGPLISRAQLDRVRSYVTDDLTAVRGSAPEGPGFWYPPTLVTGVPPTAPVAAEEVFGPVAVVLPFEDEEDAVRLANATEYGLSGSLWTRDIGRALRVSRAVAAGNLSVNSHSSVRYWTPFGGYKQSGLGRELGPDALTAFTETKNVFISTEA; translated from the coding sequence GTGTCCGATGTGCTGGCCCCCCTCGTTCTAGAGGTGTTGAATCCGGCCACCGAGGAAACCGTCGCCATCGTCCCGGCCGCCACACGGGACGATGTCGACGCCGCCGTGGCCCGGGCCGCCGCCGCCCAGCGCGGCTGGGCCGCGGCGGCCCCCGCCGACCGCGCCCGGCTGCTGCGTCGCTTCGCCGCGGTCGTCGACGGCCACGTCGAGGAACTGGCGCAGCTGGAGGTCCGCGAAGCCGGCCACACCATCGGCAACGCCCGCTGGGAAGCGGGCAACGTCCGCGACCTGCTCGAATTCGCCGCCGGGGGAGTGGAACGGCTCTCCGGCCGCCAGATCCCCGTCGCGGGCGGCATCGACGTCACCTTCCTCGAACCCCTCGGCGTCATCGGCGTGATCGCCCCCTGGAACTTCCCCATGCCGATCGCCGCCTGGGGCCTCGCCCCCGCCCTGGCCGCCGGCAACGCCGTCATCCTCAAGCCCGCCGAGACCACCCCGCTCACCGCGCTGCGCCTCGCCGAACTCGCCCTCGAAGCCGGGATCCCCGAGCACCTCTTCCAGGTGCTCCCCGGCCACGGGGCGGTGGCGGGCGACGCACTGGTCGAGCACCCCGGCGTGGCCAAGATCGTCTTCACCGGCTCCACCCGCGTCGGCAAGCAGATCATGGCCAAGTGCGCGGACCGGGTGAAGCGGGTCACCCTCGAACTGGGCGGCAAGAGCCCCAACATCGTCTTCGCGGACGCGGACCTGGAAGCGGCCGCCGCGGCCGCCCCCATGGCCTTCCTCGACAACACCGGCCAGGACTGCTGCGCCCGCACCCGGATCCTCGTACAGCGGTCGGTGTACGACCGCTTCCTGGAACTGCTCGCCCCGGGCATCGAGGGCGTCGTCGTGGGAGACCCGTCCGACGAGAAGACCCAGATGGGCCCGCTGATCTCGCGCGCCCAGCTGGACCGCGTACGGTCCTACGTCACCGACGACCTGACGGCGGTCCGCGGCTCCGCCCCCGAGGGCCCCGGCTTCTGGTACCCGCCGACCCTCGTCACCGGCGTGCCCCCCACCGCGCCCGTGGCCGCCGAGGAGGTCTTCGGCCCCGTCGCCGTCGTCCTGCCCTTCGAGGACGAGGAGGACGCCGTACGCCTGGCCAACGCGACCGAGTACGGACTGTCCGGCTCCCTCTGGACCCGCGACATCGGCCGCGCGCTGCGCGTCTCGCGCGCCGTCGCCGCGGGCAACCTGTCCGTCAACTCCCACAGCAGCGTCCGCTACTGGACCCCCTTCGGCGGCTACAAGCAGTCCGGGCTCGGCCGCGAGCTCGGACCCGACGCCCTCACCGCTTTCACCGAGACCAAGAACGTCTTCATCAGCACGGAGGCCTGA
- a CDS encoding 3-oxoacyl-ACP reductase, with protein MTDRTEEIICRRLVGRTAVITGAGSGIGLATARRLASEGANVVCADIDETAGKAAAEEVGGTFVKVDVTDKEQVDALFKTAFDTYGSVDIAFNNAGISPPDDDSILTTELDAWRRVQDVNLTSVYLCCKAALPYMQRQGRGSIINTASFVAIMGAATSQISYTASKGGVLAMSRELGVQFAREGIRVNALCPGPVNTPLLQELFAKDPERAARRLVHIPLGRFAEPTEIAAAVAFLASDDSSFINATDFLVDGGISGAYVTPL; from the coding sequence ATGACCGACCGCACCGAAGAGATCATCTGCCGCCGCCTGGTCGGCCGCACCGCCGTCATCACCGGAGCCGGCAGCGGCATCGGCCTCGCCACCGCCCGCCGCCTCGCCTCCGAAGGAGCGAACGTGGTCTGCGCGGACATCGACGAGACGGCCGGCAAGGCCGCCGCCGAGGAGGTCGGCGGCACCTTCGTCAAGGTGGACGTCACCGACAAGGAGCAGGTCGACGCCCTGTTCAAGACGGCCTTCGACACCTACGGCTCCGTCGACATCGCCTTCAACAACGCGGGCATCTCGCCGCCGGACGACGACTCGATCCTCACCACCGAACTCGATGCCTGGCGCCGCGTCCAGGACGTCAACCTCACCTCCGTCTACCTGTGCTGCAAGGCGGCCCTGCCCTACATGCAGCGCCAGGGCCGGGGCTCCATCATCAACACCGCGTCCTTCGTGGCCATCATGGGCGCGGCCACCTCCCAGATCTCCTACACCGCCTCCAAGGGCGGCGTCCTCGCCATGTCCCGCGAGCTCGGCGTGCAGTTCGCCCGTGAGGGCATCCGCGTGAACGCCCTGTGCCCGGGGCCCGTCAACACCCCGCTCCTGCAAGAGCTGTTCGCCAAGGACCCCGAGCGCGCCGCCCGCCGCCTCGTGCACATCCCGCTGGGCCGGTTCGCCGAGCCCACCGAGATCGCCGCCGCCGTCGCCTTCCTCGCCAGCGACGACTCCTCCTTCATCAACGCCACCGACTTCCTCGTCGACGGCGGCATCTCCGGCGCGTACGTGACCCCGCTGTAG
- a CDS encoding amino acid deaminase/aldolase — translation MNSPAADRARYDRATAHLDAPLAVVDLDAFDANADDLVRRAGGKPVRVASKSVRCRALLERVLARPGFAGVMSYTLAESLWLARSGFEDVLLAYPSADRGGFAELASDPKLAAAVTVVIDDPAQLELVDRARDGGTQEVRVCLELDTALQLFGGRVRVGARRSPLREPAQLAALARTVAARPGFRVVGLMGYEGHVAGVGDALAGRPLRSRAIRLMQGAARKELAARRAEAVRAVRAVVPDLEFVNGGGTGSVQQTAAEDAVTEIAAGSGLYVPRLFDNYTSFRGRPAALFAQPVVRRPGVGVVTVLGGGYPASGAAGPDRLPVPYLPQGLRYDPQEGAGEVQTPLLGSPADDLLIGDRVWFRHAKAGELCERFDALHLVEGDRVTATVPTYRGEGRTFL, via the coding sequence ATGAATTCCCCCGCCGCCGACCGCGCCCGTTACGACCGGGCGACCGCGCACCTCGACGCGCCCCTGGCCGTCGTCGACCTCGACGCGTTCGACGCCAACGCCGACGATCTCGTGCGGCGGGCCGGCGGGAAGCCCGTGCGGGTCGCCAGCAAGTCCGTCCGGTGCCGCGCGCTCCTGGAACGGGTCCTGGCGAGGCCCGGATTCGCCGGGGTCATGTCGTACACCCTCGCCGAGTCGCTGTGGCTGGCCCGTTCCGGGTTCGAGGACGTCCTGCTGGCCTATCCGTCCGCCGACCGGGGCGGCTTCGCCGAGCTCGCCTCGGATCCCAAGCTCGCCGCCGCGGTCACGGTCGTGATCGACGACCCGGCCCAGCTGGAGCTCGTCGACCGGGCGCGGGACGGCGGCACGCAGGAGGTGCGGGTCTGCCTGGAGCTGGACACCGCGCTGCAGCTGTTCGGCGGGCGGGTCCGGGTCGGCGCCCGCCGCTCCCCGCTGCGCGAGCCCGCCCAACTGGCGGCCCTGGCCCGTACGGTCGCCGCCCGGCCCGGCTTCCGGGTGGTGGGGCTGATGGGGTACGAGGGCCATGTCGCCGGGGTCGGGGACGCGCTGGCGGGCCGTCCGCTGCGCTCCCGGGCCATCCGGCTCATGCAGGGCGCGGCCCGCAAGGAACTGGCCGCCCGCCGCGCCGAGGCGGTACGGGCGGTGCGCGCGGTGGTGCCGGACCTGGAGTTCGTCAACGGCGGCGGGACCGGCAGCGTGCAGCAGACGGCCGCGGAGGACGCGGTCACCGAGATCGCCGCCGGGTCCGGGTTGTACGTGCCGCGGCTGTTCGACAACTACACCTCGTTCCGGGGCCGGCCGGCCGCGCTGTTCGCGCAGCCGGTGGTCCGGCGTCCCGGCGTAGGCGTGGTCACCGTGCTCGGCGGCGGCTATCCCGCCTCCGGCGCGGCCGGGCCGGACCGGCTGCCGGTGCCGTACCTCCCGCAGGGCCTGCGCTACGACCCCCAGGAGGGCGCGGGCGAGGTGCAGACCCCGCTGCTGGGGAGCCCGGCCGACGACCTGCTGATCGGCGACCGGGTCTGGTTCCGCCATGCCAAGGCGGGCGAACTGTGCGAGCGGTTCGACGCGTTGCACCTCGTCGAGGGCGACCGGGTGACGGCCACCGTCCCGACGTACCGGGGCGAGGGCCGCACCTTCCTCTAG